The following coding sequences lie in one Sorex araneus isolate mSorAra2 chromosome 4, mSorAra2.pri, whole genome shotgun sequence genomic window:
- the CLEC3B gene encoding tetranectin isoform X1 translates to MELCGASLLLCLFSLLTQVSAEPPTPKAKKAGNAKKDLVNPKMLEELRSRLDGLAEDVALLKEQQALQTVCLKGTKVHRKCFLAFPSPKTFHEASEDCISRGGTLSAPHSGAENDALYDYVRQSVGTEAEVWLGLNDLAAEGAWVDMTGAPLAFKNWETEITAQPDGGKAENCAALAAGASGRWFDRRCRDKLPYVCQFAIV, encoded by the exons ATGGAGCTGTGTGGAGCCTCCCTGctcctctgcctcttctccctcctcaccCAGGTCAGCGCcgagcccccaacccccaaggcCAAGAAGGCAGGTAATGCCAAGAAAG ACCTCGTGAACCCCAAGATGCTGGAGGAGCTCCGGAGCCGGCTGGATGGCCTCGCAGAGGACGTGGCGCTGCTGAAGGAGCAGCAGGCCCTGCAGACGG TCTGCTTGAAGGGCACCAAGGTGCACCGGAAGTGCTTCCTGGCCTTCCCGTCGCCCAAGACCTTCCACGAGGCCAGCGAGGACTGCATCTCGCGCGGGGGCACCCTGAGCGCCCCGCACTCGGGCGCGGAGAACGACGCGCTGTACGACTACGTGCGCCAGAGCGTGGGCACCGAGGCCGAGGTCTGGCTGGGCCTCAACGACCTGGCGGCCGAGGGCGCCTGGGTGGACATGACCGGTGCGCCCCTGGCCTTCAAGAACTGGGAGACGGAGATCACGGCGCAGCCCGATGGCGGCAAGGCCGAGAACTGCGCGGCGCTGGCGGCCGGGGCCAGCGGCAGGTGGTTCGACCGGCGCTGCCGCGACAAGCTGCCCTACGTGTGCCAGTTCGCCATCGTGTAG
- the CLEC3B gene encoding tetranectin isoform X2 encodes MLEELRSRLDGLAEDVALLKEQQALQTVCLKGTKVHRKCFLAFPSPKTFHEASEDCISRGGTLSAPHSGAENDALYDYVRQSVGTEAEVWLGLNDLAAEGAWVDMTGAPLAFKNWETEITAQPDGGKAENCAALAAGASGRWFDRRCRDKLPYVCQFAIV; translated from the exons ATGCTGGAGGAGCTCCGGAGCCGGCTGGATGGCCTCGCAGAGGACGTGGCGCTGCTGAAGGAGCAGCAGGCCCTGCAGACGG TCTGCTTGAAGGGCACCAAGGTGCACCGGAAGTGCTTCCTGGCCTTCCCGTCGCCCAAGACCTTCCACGAGGCCAGCGAGGACTGCATCTCGCGCGGGGGCACCCTGAGCGCCCCGCACTCGGGCGCGGAGAACGACGCGCTGTACGACTACGTGCGCCAGAGCGTGGGCACCGAGGCCGAGGTCTGGCTGGGCCTCAACGACCTGGCGGCCGAGGGCGCCTGGGTGGACATGACCGGTGCGCCCCTGGCCTTCAAGAACTGGGAGACGGAGATCACGGCGCAGCCCGATGGCGGCAAGGCCGAGAACTGCGCGGCGCTGGCGGCCGGGGCCAGCGGCAGGTGGTTCGACCGGCGCTGCCGCGACAAGCTGCCCTACGTGTGCCAGTTCGCCATCGTGTAG